One part of the Solanum dulcamara chromosome 3, daSolDulc1.2, whole genome shotgun sequence genome encodes these proteins:
- the LOC129882520 gene encoding alpha-glucan phosphorylase, H isozyme, which produces MSMEASAKSNGTAIGDVSAAIAQPLSEEPTEIASNIKYHAYFTPHFSPFKFEPEQAYYATADSVRDRLIKQWNDTYLHYDKVNPKQTYYLSMEYLQGRTLTNAIGNLDIHNAYADALKKLGHELEEVVEQEKDAALGNGGLGRLASCFLDSMATLNLPAWGYGLRYKYGLFKQLITKAGQEEVPEDWLEKFSPWEIVRHDVVFPIRFFGQVEVHPSGSRKWVGGEVIQAVAYDVPVPGYRTKNTNSLRLWEAKANSEDFNLFLFNDGQYESAAQLHSRAQQICAVLYPGDATENGKLLRLKQQFFLCSASLQDIIARFKEREDGKGAHQWSEFPKKVAIQLNDTHPTLTIPELMRLLMDDEGLGWDESWNITTRTIAYTNHTVLPEALEKWSQAVMWKLLPRHMEIIEEIDKRFVATIMSERPDLENKMPSMRILDHNTTKPVVRMANLCVVSSHTVNGVAQLHSDILKAELFADYVSVWPTKFQNKTNGITPRRWIRFCSPELSHIITKWLKTDQWVTNLELLANLREFADNANLHAEWESAKMANKQRLAQYILHVTGVSINPNTLFDIQVKRIHEYKRQLLNVLGVIYRYKKLKEMNPEERKNTTPRTVMVGGKAFATYTNAKRIVKLVTDVGDVVNSDPDVNDYLKVVFVPNYNVSVAEMLIPGSELSQHISTAGMEASGTSNMKFALNGCLIVGTLDGANVEIREEIGEDNFFLFGATADEVPQLRKDRENGLFKPDSRFEEAKQFIRSGAFGIYDYNPLLESLEGNSGYGHGDYFLVGHDFPSYMDAQARVDEAYKDRQRWIKMSILSTCGSGKFSSDRTISQYAKEIWNIAECRVP; this is translated from the exons ATGAGCATGGAAGCTAGTGCAAAATCGAATGGAACTGCTATAGGTGATGTGTCAGCAGCTATTGCTCAACCACTTTCTGAAGAGCCAACTGAGATTGCATCTAACATCAAGTATCATGCTTATTTTACTCCTCATTTTTCTCCTTTCAAGTTTGAGCCAGAACAAGCATACTATGCTACTGCTGACAGTGTTCGTGATCGCTTGATTAAA CAATGGAATGACACCTATCTTCATTATGACAAAGTTAATCCAAAGCAAACATACTACTTATCAATGGAGTATCTCCAGGGACGAACTTTGACAAATGCAATTGGAAACTTAGACATCCACAATGCATATGCTGATGCTTTAAAGAAACTGGGTCATGAGCTTGAGGAGGTCGTTGAGCAG gaaaaagatGCAGCATTAGGAAATGGTGGTTTAGGAAGGCTCGCTTCATGCTTTCTTGATTCCATGGCCACATTGAACCTTCCAGCATGGGGTTATGGCTTGAGGTACAAATATGGactttttaagcagcttatcaCAAAGGCTGGGCAAGAAGAAGTTCCTGAAGATTGGTTGGAG AAATTTAGTCCCTGGGAAATTGTCAGGCATGATGTTGTCTTTCCTATCAGATTTTTTGGTCAAGTTGAAGTCCACCCTTCTGGCTC GCGAAAGTGGGTTGGTGGAGAGGTCATACAGGCTGTTGCGTATGATGTACCAGTTCCAGGATACAGAACTAAAAACACTAATAGTCTTCGTCTCTGGGAAGCCAAAGCAAACTCTGAGGATTTCAACTTGTTTCTGTTTAATGATGGGCAGTATGAATCTGCTGCACAGCTTCATTCTAGGGCTCAGCAG ATTTGTGCTGTTCTTTACCCTGGGGATGCTACAGAGAATGGAAAACTCTTACGGCTAAAGCAACAATTTTTTCTGTGCAGTGCATCACTTCAG GATATCATTGCCAGATTCAAAGAGAGAGAAGATGGAAAGGGTGCTCACCAGTGGTCTGAATTCCCCAAGAAGGTTGCAATACAACTAAATGACACACACCCAACTCTTACAATCCCAGAGCTGATGCGGTTGCTAATGGATGATGAAGGACTTGGGTGGGATGAATCTTGGAATATCACTACTAG GACAATTGCCTATACGAATCATACAGTCCTACCTGAAGCACTGGAAAAATGGTCACAGGCAGTCATGTGGAAGCTCCTTCCTAGACATATGGAAATCATTGAAGAAATTGACAAACGG TTTGTTGCTACAATAATGTCAGAAAGACCTGATCTTGAGAATAAGATGCCTAGCATGCGCATTTTGGATCACAACACCACGAAGCCTGTTGTGCGTATGGCTAACTTGTGTGTTGTCTCATCACATACG GTAAATGGTGTTGCCCAGCTGCATAGTGACATCCTGAAAGCTGAGTTATTTGCTGATTATGTCTCTGTATGGCCCACCAAGTTCCAGAATAAGACCAATGGTATAACTCCTCGTAGGTGGATCCGATTTTGTAGTCCTGAGCTGAGTCATATAATTACCAAGTGGTTAAAAACAGATCAGTGGGTGACGAACCTTGAACTGCTTGCTAATCTTCGGGAG TTTGCTGATAATGCGAATCTCCATGCTGAATGGGAATCAGCCAAGATGGCCAACAAGCAGCGTTTGGCACAGTATATACTGCATGTGACAGGTGTGAGCATCAATCCAAATACCCTTTTTGACATACAAGTCAAACGTATCCATGAATACAAAAGGCAGCTTCTAAACGTTCTGGGCGTCATCTATAGATACAAGAAGCTTAAG GAAATGAACCCAGAAGAGAGGAAAAATACGACTCCTCGCACAGTCATGGTTGGAGGAAAAGCATTTGCAACATATACAAATGCAAAACGAATTGTCAAACTCGTGACTGATGTTGGCGACGTTGTCAATAGTGACCCTGACGTCAATGACTATTTGAAG GTGGTATTTGTTCCCAACTACAATGTATCTGTGGCAGAGATGCTTATTCCGGGAAGTGAGCTATCACAACACATCAGTACTGCAGGCATGGAAGCAAGTGGAACAAGCAACATGAAATTTGCACTTAATGGATGCCTTATTGTAGGGACACTAGATGGGGCCAATGTGGAAATTAGGGAGGAAATTGGAGAAGATAACTTCTTTCTTTTTGGTGCAACAGCTGATGAAGTTCCTCAACTGCGCAAAGATCGTGAGAATGGACTG TTCAAACCTGATTCTCGGTTTGAAGAGGCGAAGCAATTCATAAGGTCCGGAGCATTTGGGATCTATGATTATAATCCCCTCCTTGAATCACTAGAAGGGAACTCGGGCTATGGTCATGGCGACTATTTTCTTGTTGGTCATGATTTTCCGAGCTACATGGATGCTCAGGCAAGGGTAGATGAAGCTTACAA GGACAGGCAAAGATGGATAAAGATGTCTATACTGAGCACTTGTGGGAGTGGCAAATTTAGTAGTGACCGTACAATTTCTCAATATGCAAAAGAGATCTGGAACATTGCCGAGTGTCGCGTGCCTTGA